A window from Podospora bellae-mahoneyi strain CBS 112042 chromosome 1 map unlocalized CBS112042p_1, whole genome shotgun sequence encodes these proteins:
- a CDS encoding uncharacterized protein (EggNog:ENOG503NZJR; antiSMASH:Cluster_4): MLRRPYQAGLGLQVCQACELVSGRQSMRTAKRSFVTLHPNRRLANLSPPKPTWMIATRSFGTSQTCLKSKRQQTPQSTTQNPSPSPSTSAQASSPVGDQDVPNLEEIMAAVDRTTREFTAHSGIPSEHMTLTALRACAQTDVRQAADTQTSHSAVAAAEDRPVSRLLGLEGDAAKAGQSSTSTTVSVLRPEDVVDKVSEAAYAIVAHPAVVITPQVLEEYVRLQARLGRPQTLPQVLGLYGSKPTPKEVSGSIRYTDSNPGRASKAVDPAVAEAALNAAIEADNLEAAIGVVEVTYSSKSYLRAKVIRKGLLPAGLAGAVPLALYLLASEFAQFQSAWDHASATKIAFAGALCYVGFTGTIGMVAAFTANDQMKRVTWAIGTPLGHRWLYEDERAALDKIACAFGFSEEHRYGEEEGEEYLWLREYLLSRSMILDAVDLMEGMN, encoded by the coding sequence ATGCTTCGTCGGCCGTACCAAGCCGGGCTGGGCCTGCAAGTCTGCCAGGCTTGTGAGCTTGTCTCTGGCAGACAATCGATGCGCACGGCCAAGCGTAGCTTCGTGACACTACATCCCAACAGACGCTTGGCCAActtatcaccaccaaagcctACCTGGATGATCGCCACTCGCTCCTTTGGGACCTCGCAGACATGTCTAAAATCAAAACGCCAGCAGACACCGCAAAGTACTACCCAGAACCCAAGCCCCTCGCCAAGCACGTCGGCCCAGGCCAGCTCACCGGTGGGGGACCAGGATGTGCCAAATTTGGAAGAGATCATGGCTGCCGTTGACCGTACCACCAGGGAATTTACTGCCCATTCGGGGATCCCCTCTGAGCACATGACGCTCACAGCGCTGCGGGCTTGTGCGCAGACGGATGTCAGGCAAGCAGCAGACACCCAGACCAGTCACTCTGCCGTTGCTGCGGCCGAAGACAGGCCTGTCTCGAGActcttgggcttggaaggTGATGCCGCAAAGGCTGGCCAATCTAGCACCTCTACTACAGTTTCTGTGCTACGGCCGGAGGACGTTGTCGACAAGGTATCGGAAGCGGCATATGCGATCGTCGCTCATCCCGCGGTTGTTATCACCCCGCAAGTGCTGGAGGAATATGTTCGACTTCAGGCTCGCCTTGGCAGACCGCAGACACTGCCACAAGTCTTGGGTCTCTACGGCAGCAAACCCACGCCCAAGGAAGTGTCTGGTTCCATCCGCTACACCGATTCCAACCCGGGAAGAGCGAGCAAGGCCGTGGATCCTGCCGTTGCTGAAGCTGCTCTCAATGCGGCGATCGAGGCCGATAATCTCGAGGCTGCTATTGGGGTTGTGGAAGTAACATACTCTTCCAAATCCTATCTGCGCGCAAAAGTTATTAGAAAAGGGCTCCTTCCTGCAGGTCTAGCTGGTGCCGTGCCCTTAGCGCTCTATCTCCTGGCCTCTGAGTTTGCCCAGTTTCAGTCAGCCTGGGACCATGCGAGCGCCACCAAGATTGCCTTTGCTGGCGCACTTTGCTATGTTGGATTTACCGGCACAATCGGGATGGTTGCGGCCTTTACAGCCAATGATCAGATGAAGCGGGTTACGTGGGCTATAGGAACACCTTTGGGCCACCGATGGCTCTACGAGGACGAAAGAGCGGCCCTCGACAAGATTGCGTGTGCTTTCGGATTCTCAGAGGAGCACCGGtatggtgaggaggagggggaggagtatcTCTGGCTCCGGGAGTACTTATTGAGCAGGTCTATGATCCTGGATGCGGTGGACCTGATGGAGGGTATGAACTAG
- a CDS encoding uncharacterized protein (EggNog:ENOG503P698; antiSMASH:Cluster_4): MAAFERDEAKCLYYAAFASHLHRQAFDFIYWFLFILVVSMLFLSSWKYSGDMEKVSDLEPGCPEYKKKMKRCFYVCALYSSISVVAVVMEVYALLALQFCDGEDLMSLYWSTWTMLQVGSLIAIFGILLAVYNSVRARKNPPWALALGTPVLVVAGIGHALHSSVRRRAERMRSRSRSRARHRAVSNCSSSRMELNGVPISREQTLFGEESEKEDGEIPGKLVGYTPDGSPIIRFTEDPGRIGADRGEVICRGEGGHVIVAFRKGMTTIINGAISSPPPAALLPVPMTSPGPSYSSAGLTVQPRSPVVKIELPTTGRTTPTPEPRATPPTVLPRDSPV; the protein is encoded by the exons ATGGCCGCCTTTGAGCGAGACGAGGCCAAATGTCTATACTATGCAGCATTTGCCTCGCACCTGCACCGGCAGGCCTTTGATTTTATCTACTGGTTTCTCTTCATCCTTGTTGTCTCCATGCTCTTTTTGTCGTCATGGAAATACAGCGG TGATATGGAAAAGGTCTCAGACCTGGAGCCGGGATGTCCAGAatacaagaagaagatgaaacGGTGCTTCTATGTCTGCGCGCTCTATTCTAGTATCTCGGTTGTTGCCGTTGTGATGGAGGTATATGCCCTGTTGGCCTTGCAATTTTGCGATGGAGAGGACCTCATGTCGCTATATTGGTCAACATGGACCATGTTGCAAGTTGGGTCACTGATTGCCATCTTTGGTATCCTCCTTGCGGTCTACAACAGCGTTCGCGCTAGGAAGAACCC CCCTTGGGCGTTGGCATTGGGTACTCCTGTACTTGTCGTTGCCGGCATCGGTCACGCGCTTCACAGCTCGGTACGCAGGCGGGCTGAAAGGATGCGGTCTAGGAGCCGGAGCAGGGCTCGCCATCGTGCCGTGTCAAACTGCAGCTCCAGTCGCATGGAACTGAATGGTGTGCCAATCAGCAGAGA ACAAACACTCTTTGGCGAGGAGAGCGAGAAGGAAGACGGCGAAATCCCAGGAAAGCTCGTCGGATACACCCCGGACGGATCCCCGATTATCAGATTCACGGAAGACCCGGGGAGGATCGGGGCAGATCGGGGCGAGGTCATCTGCAGAGGCGAGGGCGGCCACGTCATTGTCGCTTTCCGGAAGGGGATGACGACGATCATCAACGGCGCAATCTCGAGTCCGCCGCCGGCTGCCCTGCTACCCGTACCCATGACCAGTCCCGGGCCGAGTTATTCTTCTGCCGGTCTTACAGTACAGCCCCGATCGCCGGTCGTCAAGATAGAATTGCCAACCACTGGGAGGACGACGCCGACGCCAGAGCCTCGTGCGACACCACCGACGGTGCTGCCGAGGGATTCCCCTGTATGA
- a CDS encoding uncharacterized protein (antiSMASH:Cluster_4; EggNog:ENOG503Q4BN; COG:S) codes for MPPPPPPPPPPPPGFGGPPPPPPPPPPGGGTLPARPPAGLPNRGALLQDIGKGKALKKTVTNDRSAPIIGKVSGGGGLGPSSLGAPPVPGLPKAPSGLAPPLPGNRGRSNSDQSDRHQPAPSTDGPPQLAGLFAGGMPKLRKTGGGVDTGASRESSYLSDPESSKSAPKPPTISAPRPPVGAAPGIPGRPSLPSTSSAPAFNPSAANLRKTGPPPIIGKKPPPPPPSSRKPSGAPPLPGAPAPPPPSSAPPPPSFSAPSLPPAPPPPPPSAAPRPPPAPARSQPPPPPAPAAATNNISQSIAAQAAIRAVSSVSSPALAPPPPPPPPSNDAPRSPAPPPPPSAAPAPPSLSHTPSSASGRASLLDPSNFTLAPNGGGAKTPSPTRNVSLSHGPSGGGGGRYVVQDSRWKFTSEENFPKPRDFVGGPKRYRAGRGSSVPLDLGAL; via the exons atgcctcctcctcctccaccacctccgccaccgccgcccggCTTTGGAggtcctccccctcctccaccacctccacccccgggAGGCGGTACTTTGCCGGCGCGTCCGCCTGCTGGATTGCCGAATAGG GGTGCCTTGCTACAAGACATCGGCAAAGGAAAGGCGTTGAAGAAAACTGTCACGAACGATCGATCGGCCCCAATCATCGGCAAGGTATCTGGAGGCGGAGGTCTCGGCCCATCTTCTCTCGGTGCCCCCCCCGTTCCTGGCCTACCTAAAGCTCCCAGCGGTCTCGCCCCTCCTTTGCCTGGAAATCGTGGGAGAAGTAATAGCGATCAGAGTGATAGACATCAACCGGCACCAAGCACAGATGGACCCCCACAACTAGCTGGCCTATTTGCTGGAGGCATGCCAAAACTGCGCAAAACAGGTGGGGGCGTTGATACTGGTG CAAGTCGAGAGTCTTCCTATCTCTCAGATCCCGAATCTTCCAAGTCAGCACCAAAGCCTCCAACAATATCCGCTCCGAGACCTCCAGTGGGGGCGGCTCCTGGTATACCAGGAAGGCCATCACTACCCAGCACATCGAGCGCCCCTGCTTTCAATCCATCGGCTGCCAATCTCCGAAAAACAGGTCCACCGCCAATTATTGGCAAAAAGccacccccgccacctccGAGTTCTCGCAAGCCTTCGGGAGCCCCTCCACTTCCCGGcgcaccagcaccccctcctccgtcctcggccccaccccctccgtcGTTTTCGGCCCCTTCGCTtcctcccgcccctcctccgcctcctccgtctGCAGCTCCACGACCACCGCCGGCTCCAGCCCGCTcacaaccgccgccgccgcctgctCCAGCCGCGGCCACAAATAATATCTCGCAGAGTATCGCGGCTCAAGCAGCAATTCGTGCGGTATCCAGTGTATCGTCTCCTGCGTtagcccctcctccaccaccaccccctccctcgaaCGATGCTCCTCGTTCgccggcaccaccccctcctccttcagcGGCGCCAGCTCCCCCCTCTCTAAGCCATACTCCATCCAGCGCTTCAGGTCGAGCGTCTCTACTTGATCCGAGCAATTTCACGCTTGCGCCaaatggtggaggagccaaGACCCCAAGCCCAACACGGAATGTGTCGCTATCACACGGTCCAagtggaggtggcggtggtcgCTACGTAGTACAAGACTCGAGGTGGAAGTTTACTAGTGAGGAGAACTTTCCGAAGCCAAGGGACTTTGTGGGAGGCCCAAAGAGGTATCGTGCTGGTCGGGGAAGCAGTGTGCCGCTTGATCTGGGTGCTCTTTAG
- a CDS encoding uncharacterized protein (antiSMASH:Cluster_4), producing LSYSETVSYSIVQIQNLPFSCVHALIRDPRFKTGSYGVLIVTASTPLDARSSQQDAYGGGLRSIGEGKL from the exons TTGAGTTATTCTGAGACGGTGTCATACAGCATAGTCCAAATCCAAAACCTCCCATTCTCTTGTGTACATGCTCTGATCCGAGATCCGAGATTCAAGACGGGGAGCTATGGGGTGTTGATT GTTACCGCTTCCACCCCGTTAGATGCACGCTCTAGCCAGCAAGATGCATACGGTGGGGGTCTTCGCTCAAtcggggaggggaagctTTGA